From Actinosynnema mirum DSM 43827, a single genomic window includes:
- a CDS encoding phosphodiester glycosidase family protein: MLIRTLALALVLTTTPAQASPVGGQRAHPAHDEALPVSAPTRSQPQLALPDLPDLATAASREHLETDRTARPVAPGVELTSFDWYRADGWVRGDALTVDLAGGTKVDYLDPGSVTAAAPLSEQADRTRAVAAVNGDFFDINNSDAPEGAAVRDGVPVKSASPGRERAVGIDAAGIGRVMEVLFSGTAALPGGDVTLNRLNSAELERDGVALFTPLWGEYTRSRSVRDAERVREVVVRNDVVTEVRDTIGADRVPEDGYVLLGREAGATALAVAPGDHLSVRYSTRAGDGGSAPRAAIGGNQVLLRDSEVVAPDDPSHPRTAVGFSADGRRMFLLTVDGRQSAHLLGLNLKDVAEALRDLGAHNALNLDGGGSSTLVAREPGGDTVHLENTPSDGGQRPVPNGLALYAPPGSGRLTGFWVTTATDPRTAPTAGAVPGGRPDRVFPGLTRKLVALGYDETYGPVADERPVWTSTNPFVGRAGGNGVFRAVAAGTTRVVARQNRIEGSQDLTVLGALERLSATSGRVSLPDVGAGTRVGIVGYDHSGFSAPVEPSDLTLSYDHSVLGVGEHEGALLVTARAPGATTIEVTVQGRTTRIPVTVGIEERLLAGFDDAARWTFGSARGSGSVSPTPDGHTGQGLTLRYDFTQSTGTRTAYANPPQALEVPGKPLALSAWVRAAGRGEWTAFTVVDAQGLTRSLYGPYLTWEGWQRLEVPVPGELSFPIKVTRFYTIEIAADRQYTGEVVVDDLAAVVPPDAEPPPREVVRDDVVVRDGTVDGSPWRFAVMSDAQFVARAPDSELVRAARRTLREIRAKRPDFVVINGDLVDEAAPEDLALAKRVLTEELGDAVPWFYVPGNHEVMGPGTIDNFRREFGATTRVFDHRRTRFVLLDTSLGTLRAGGYAQVVALRRALDEHGAVDSVVVLEHHPTRDPGPLRTSELSDRMEAALVERWLADFRSSTGKPAAFVGAHAGLFAASRVDGVPYLVNGNSGKAPSGDTGAGGFTGWSLIGVGPGGIKAEVRAHVDALRLAASHAIPVGGTGSVSAEVEQAGRRVPVTYPMSADWSGSIGLHVGGPDGVRPWHVARLDPDTGTLTGLRPGRVSVVVAVSEALTRADVVVTG; this comes from the coding sequence GTGCTCATCCGAACCCTCGCACTGGCACTGGTCCTCACCACCACCCCCGCCCAGGCGTCCCCCGTCGGGGGGCAACGGGCGCACCCCGCTCACGACGAAGCGTTGCCCGTCTCGGCGCCAACACGGTCCCAGCCACAACTCGCCCTCCCCGATCTCCCCGATCTCGCCACCGCCGCCTCACGCGAGCACCTGGAGACCGACCGCACCGCCCGCCCGGTCGCGCCCGGTGTCGAGCTGACCTCGTTCGACTGGTACCGCGCGGACGGCTGGGTCCGCGGCGACGCCCTCACCGTCGACCTGGCCGGTGGCACGAAGGTCGACTACCTCGACCCCGGTTCCGTCACGGCCGCCGCGCCGCTGTCCGAGCAGGCCGACCGCACCCGCGCGGTCGCGGCGGTGAACGGCGACTTCTTCGACATCAACAACTCCGACGCCCCCGAGGGCGCGGCCGTGCGCGACGGCGTCCCGGTCAAGTCCGCCTCCCCCGGTCGTGAACGCGCGGTCGGCATCGACGCGGCGGGCATCGGCCGGGTGATGGAGGTGCTGTTCAGCGGCACGGCCGCACTGCCCGGTGGTGACGTCACGTTGAACCGCCTCAACAGCGCGGAGCTGGAACGTGACGGCGTCGCACTGTTCACCCCGCTATGGGGTGAGTACACCCGTTCGCGCAGCGTGCGGGATGCGGAACGCGTGCGTGAGGTGGTGGTGCGCAACGACGTCGTGACCGAGGTGCGGGACACGATCGGCGCGGACCGGGTGCCCGAGGACGGCTACGTGCTGCTAGGCCGTGAAGCCGGGGCGACCGCGCTGGCAGTCGCGCCCGGTGACCACCTGTCCGTGCGGTACTCAACCCGTGCGGGCGATGGAGGTTCCGCGCCGAGGGCCGCGATCGGCGGCAACCAGGTGCTGCTGCGCGACAGCGAGGTGGTCGCCCCGGACGACCCGTCGCACCCGCGCACCGCCGTGGGCTTCTCGGCCGACGGCAGGCGGATGTTCCTCCTCACCGTGGACGGCAGGCAGTCCGCGCACCTGCTCGGCCTGAACCTGAAGGACGTGGCCGAAGCGCTGCGGGACCTGGGCGCGCACAACGCCCTGAACCTGGACGGCGGCGGGTCGAGCACGCTGGTGGCCCGCGAACCGGGTGGTGACACCGTCCACCTGGAGAACACCCCCTCGGACGGTGGACAGCGGCCGGTCCCGAACGGACTCGCGCTGTACGCGCCCCCCGGCAGCGGTCGCCTGACCGGGTTCTGGGTGACCACCGCGACCGACCCGCGCACGGCCCCGACCGCGGGCGCGGTACCCGGTGGCCGCCCCGATCGGGTGTTCCCCGGCCTCACCCGGAAGCTGGTGGCCCTGGGTTACGACGAGACCTACGGCCCGGTCGCCGACGAGCGCCCGGTGTGGACGTCCACGAACCCGTTCGTCGGCAGGGCTGGCGGAAACGGCGTGTTCCGGGCCGTGGCAGCGGGAACGACGCGGGTCGTCGCCCGCCAGAACCGGATCGAGGGCTCCCAGGACCTGACCGTGCTCGGCGCGCTGGAGCGGTTGTCGGCCACCAGCGGTCGGGTGAGCCTGCCCGACGTCGGCGCGGGCACGCGGGTCGGGATCGTCGGCTACGACCACAGCGGGTTCAGCGCACCGGTCGAGCCCTCGGACCTGACCCTGTCCTACGACCACTCCGTGCTCGGAGTCGGCGAGCACGAGGGCGCACTGCTGGTGACCGCCCGCGCCCCCGGTGCCACCACGATCGAGGTCACCGTCCAGGGGCGCACGACCCGCATACCGGTCACCGTGGGCATCGAAGAACGCCTGCTGGCCGGTTTCGACGACGCCGCACGCTGGACGTTCGGCTCGGCACGCGGCTCCGGCTCGGTCTCCCCGACCCCGGACGGGCACACCGGCCAGGGCTTGACGCTGCGCTACGACTTCACCCAGTCCACGGGCACCCGGACCGCGTACGCGAACCCACCACAAGCACTGGAGGTGCCGGGGAAACCCCTGGCCCTGAGCGCCTGGGTGCGCGCAGCAGGCCGGGGCGAGTGGACGGCCTTCACCGTCGTGGACGCCCAGGGCCTCACCCGGTCGCTGTACGGCCCGTACCTCACCTGGGAGGGCTGGCAACGGCTGGAGGTGCCAGTGCCCGGCGAGCTGTCATTCCCGATCAAGGTGACCCGCTTCTACACGATCGAGATCGCCGCCGACCGCCAGTACACGGGCGAGGTCGTGGTGGACGACCTCGCCGCCGTGGTCCCACCCGACGCCGAACCGCCACCGCGCGAGGTGGTGCGCGACGACGTGGTGGTGCGCGACGGCACCGTCGACGGCAGCCCGTGGCGGTTCGCGGTCATGTCCGACGCGCAGTTCGTGGCCCGCGCCCCGGACAGCGAGCTGGTGCGGGCGGCACGGCGAACGCTGCGCGAGATCAGGGCGAAGCGGCCGGACTTCGTGGTGATCAACGGAGATCTGGTGGACGAGGCCGCACCGGAGGACCTGGCATTGGCGAAACGGGTGCTGACCGAGGAGCTGGGCGACGCGGTGCCGTGGTTCTACGTGCCGGGCAACCACGAGGTGATGGGACCGGGCACGATCGACAACTTCCGCCGCGAGTTCGGGGCGACGACTCGGGTGTTCGACCACCGGCGCACGAGGTTCGTGCTGCTGGACACGTCGCTGGGCACGCTGCGCGCAGGCGGGTACGCGCAGGTGGTGGCGTTGCGGAGAGCGTTGGACGAACACGGAGCGGTGGACTCGGTCGTGGTCCTGGAACACCACCCGACCCGCGATCCGGGCCCGCTGCGCACCAGCGAGCTGTCCGACCGGATGGAGGCGGCGCTGGTGGAGCGCTGGCTGGCCGACTTCCGGTCGTCCACCGGCAAGCCGGCGGCGTTCGTGGGCGCCCACGCGGGCCTGTTCGCGGCGTCGCGAGTGGACGGTGTCCCCTATCTGGTCAACGGGAACTCCGGCAAAGCCCCGTCGGGTGACACCGGAGCGGGCGGGTTCACCGGGTGGAGCCTGATCGGGGTGGGACCGGGTGGGATCAAGGCCGAGGTGCGGGCCCACGTGGACGCGCTGCGACTGGCCGCATCGCACGCGATACCGGTCGGCGGGACGGGATCGGTGTCGGCGGAGGTGGAGCAGGCGGGAAGGCGAGTGCCGGTGACCTACCCGATGAGCGCCGACTGGTCCGGATCGATCGGCCTGCACGTCGGCGGGCCGGACGGGGTGCGCCCGTGGCACGTGGCGCGCTTGGACCCGGACACCGGGACGCTGACCGGCCTACGACCGGGACGGGTGTCCGTGGTGGTGGCGGTGAGCGAGGCGCTGACGCGGGCAGACGTGGTGGTGACGGGATGA
- a CDS encoding S1 family peptidase: MTPGSAANPPWRVRLCDASGGVLGAGVLLDDLRTVLTCAHVVGEGVEPVLVDVVGQRIAARRVRVVLPQEDQRGDVALLELVRAAPGGSGALLHRVGVSWGRVVRTFGYPHRYSDGVWTSLTLAAGAGPGQEWVQMNALPRQRAVTAGFSGAGVADDLTGAVVGIVVSADLDREAGLAWMLPVETVLAHLPSAAGFVAEDSEAERELSAPGSTAAARRVVDWLERDRGLLVLVGADLAVLRWLAVLGSRDLRSTSSGSVAGSVAGVVSGVVGAAPEVGSVDVAVDATGLGAEEVSRRLGAQVGRFRGSGGHPDELVMTGSGSGPGERGGPVTVVVNGVDAAADPGELLEHVVKPLVRGGTRVALGFHRGDAPALASVRAWQADEHSGRLVALGARIRDLAHLERAAGGLVKAHWLRVDLMGLRASLDEAGLVSLERRVQRYGVEAEGRLARAVRELEGLRRLLDASGALAAGHGHEEDLELGELYRRARELLSRLPADPEACHTAVFAHLHAVMGKT, from the coding sequence GTGACCCCTGGCAGCGCCGCCAACCCGCCCTGGCGGGTGCGGCTGTGCGACGCCTCGGGAGGGGTGCTCGGCGCCGGGGTGCTGCTCGACGACCTGCGGACCGTGCTCACCTGCGCGCACGTCGTCGGCGAGGGCGTCGAGCCGGTGCTGGTCGACGTCGTGGGGCAGCGGATCGCGGCTCGGCGCGTGCGGGTCGTGCTGCCGCAGGAGGACCAGCGCGGTGACGTCGCGCTGCTGGAGCTCGTCCGGGCGGCGCCCGGGGGGAGTGGCGCGCTGCTGCACCGCGTCGGGGTGAGCTGGGGGCGGGTGGTGCGCACGTTCGGCTACCCCCACCGCTACTCGGACGGGGTGTGGACGAGCCTCACGCTCGCCGCCGGGGCCGGGCCGGGGCAGGAGTGGGTGCAGATGAACGCCCTGCCGCGACAGCGGGCGGTGACCGCCGGGTTCAGCGGGGCCGGGGTGGCTGACGACCTCACGGGCGCGGTGGTGGGGATCGTGGTGAGCGCCGACCTCGACCGGGAGGCCGGGTTGGCGTGGATGCTGCCGGTGGAGACGGTGCTGGCGCACCTGCCGTCCGCTGCGGGGTTCGTGGCCGAGGACAGCGAGGCGGAGCGGGAGTTGAGCGCGCCGGGGAGCACGGCGGCGGCGCGGCGGGTCGTGGACTGGTTGGAACGGGACCGGGGGCTGCTGGTGCTGGTGGGGGCCGATCTCGCGGTGCTGCGGTGGTTGGCGGTGCTGGGGAGCCGTGATCTCCGGTCGACCTCGTCGGGGTCGGTGGCGGGGTCCGTGGCCGGGGTGGTGTCCGGGGTGGTGGGGGCGGCGCCCGAGGTGGGCAGCGTGGACGTGGCGGTGGACGCGACCGGGCTGGGCGCCGAGGAGGTGTCCCGGCGGCTCGGGGCGCAGGTCGGGCGGTTCCGGGGGAGTGGGGGACACCCGGATGAGTTGGTGATGACCGGGAGTGGGAGCGGGCCAGGGGAGCGTGGCGGGCCGGTGACGGTGGTCGTCAACGGGGTCGACGCGGCTGCCGATCCGGGGGAGTTGCTCGAGCACGTGGTGAAGCCGCTGGTCAGGGGCGGTACTCGGGTCGCGCTCGGGTTCCACCGGGGGGACGCGCCCGCGCTCGCCTCGGTGCGCGCCTGGCAGGCCGATGAGCACTCCGGTCGGCTCGTCGCGCTGGGGGCGCGCATTCGGGACCTCGCCCACCTGGAGCGCGCGGCCGGCGGGCTGGTCAAGGCGCACTGGTTGCGGGTCGACCTCATGGGGTTGCGGGCCTCGTTGGACGAGGCCGGGCTGGTCTCGCTGGAGCGGCGGGTGCAGCGGTACGGGGTCGAGGCCGAGGGGCGGCTCGCGCGGGCCGTCCGTGAGCTGGAGGGGTTGCGGCGGCTGCTCGACGCGTCCGGGGCGCTGGCCGCTGGTCACGGGCACGAGGAGGACCTCGAACTCGGGGAGCTGTACCGGCGGGCCCGTGAGCTGCTGTCCCGGCTTCCGGCCGACCCGGAGGCGTGTCACACGGCCGTGTTCGCCCACCTGCACGCGGTCATGGGGAAGACGTGA
- a CDS encoding serine/threonine-protein kinase, whose product MTACSHPGCVGTIEATGFCDTCGREARAPGRVHLTEGRRSRGTSTSGTGREHLSLPVFSFPEPLSRVQENPRTRTRGRLCGNGGCSQEIGAGYAGQPALHEGYCPACGHFYSFLPALHRDDEVGGQYRVVGPLAQGGLGWVYLARDRRLDDNLVVLKGMISAGDTPLAEAERRALTAVDHPSIVRIVNFVTHRDRRSGQDRVYIVMEFVDGLVLQDVATGVALGERLRAEHVVTIGREVLSALGYLHGRGLVYCDMKPDNVILRPGRVGGGDSRVKVIDLGAVRRIGERVAIIGTKGFQVDAAEIAADGVTPRSDLHALGHTLRRLAAASADAVGDPGALRSGLESFGHALDRATHPDPARRFASAVDMDRQLDGVLREIASSRDGRQRPVVSELFEPTAALVDAGLGAVPPLSHWTEGVAETPLPSGRDCAGGLPSPRWDLDIDRLGDPNALLRALPDTAEANLLRAHALVGLGRTARARALLGVDVPVESGEDGTGGAEAVTRRAPAGSTAPGEGAESEFGAATWGARLAAAWGRVTGAHREAGLHRAQPDPPDPPAGPEPRARPDPLDWRVHWLLGLAALVDGVEAHPHFLRVHHEVPGETAPVLALGLCAEQRGDVAEAERRYRSVWARDRSQGSAAFGSARVRLAGGDPDGALDVLAQVPEVSRHREAAAVAAVKVLAGTGRGDEAVRALAALALDGDARDRLVAHVLDRVDPSGGSADRERAYRDLARQARTAAEHGVLVDLANEVRPRTTT is encoded by the coding sequence GTGACCGCGTGCTCCCACCCCGGCTGCGTCGGGACGATCGAGGCCACCGGGTTCTGCGACACCTGCGGCAGGGAGGCCCGTGCCCCCGGCCGGGTTCACCTGACCGAGGGGCGGCGGTCACGGGGCACGTCGACGTCGGGAACCGGGCGCGAGCACCTGTCCCTGCCGGTCTTCTCGTTCCCCGAACCGCTCAGCCGCGTCCAGGAGAACCCGCGCACCCGCACCAGGGGGCGGCTCTGCGGCAACGGCGGGTGCTCGCAGGAGATCGGGGCCGGGTACGCGGGCCAGCCCGCGCTGCACGAGGGGTACTGCCCGGCCTGCGGGCACTTCTACTCCTTCCTGCCCGCGCTGCACCGGGACGACGAGGTCGGCGGCCAGTACCGGGTCGTCGGGCCGCTCGCCCAGGGCGGGCTCGGCTGGGTCTACCTCGCGCGCGACCGGCGGTTGGACGACAACCTCGTCGTCCTCAAGGGGATGATCAGCGCGGGGGACACGCCGCTCGCCGAGGCCGAGCGGCGGGCGCTCACCGCCGTCGACCACCCGAGCATCGTCCGGATCGTCAACTTCGTGACCCACCGCGATCGGCGCTCCGGGCAGGACCGGGTGTACATCGTGATGGAGTTCGTGGACGGGCTCGTGCTCCAGGACGTCGCCACCGGGGTCGCGCTCGGTGAGCGGTTGCGGGCCGAGCACGTCGTCACGATCGGGCGCGAGGTGCTGTCCGCGCTCGGCTACCTGCACGGGCGGGGGCTGGTGTACTGCGACATGAAGCCCGACAACGTGATCCTGCGCCCCGGACGGGTGGGTGGTGGGGACAGCCGGGTGAAGGTCATCGACCTGGGCGCGGTGCGGCGGATCGGCGAGCGCGTGGCGATCATCGGCACCAAGGGGTTCCAGGTCGACGCGGCGGAGATCGCCGCGGACGGGGTCACGCCGCGATCGGACCTGCACGCCCTGGGGCACACCCTGCGGCGGCTGGCCGCGGCGAGCGCCGACGCGGTCGGCGATCCGGGGGCGCTGCGGTCGGGCCTTGAGTCGTTCGGGCACGCGCTGGACCGGGCCACGCACCCCGACCCGGCGCGGCGGTTCGCGTCGGCGGTCGACATGGACCGCCAGCTGGACGGGGTGCTGCGGGAGATCGCGTCGTCGCGCGACGGGCGGCAGCGGCCGGTGGTGTCGGAGCTGTTCGAGCCCACGGCGGCGCTGGTGGACGCGGGACTGGGCGCGGTGCCCCCGCTGTCGCACTGGACCGAGGGGGTCGCGGAGACCCCGCTGCCGAGCGGGCGCGACTGCGCGGGCGGGTTGCCGAGTCCGAGGTGGGACCTGGACATCGACCGGTTGGGGGACCCGAACGCGCTGCTCCGCGCCCTTCCCGACACGGCCGAGGCGAACTTGCTGCGCGCGCACGCCCTGGTGGGACTGGGACGCACCGCGCGGGCGCGGGCGCTGCTGGGGGTGGACGTGCCGGTGGAATCCGGAGAGGACGGGACCGGTGGGGCGGAGGCGGTCACTCGGCGGGCACCGGCAGGCAGCACCGCACCTGGGGAAGGCGCTGAAAGCGAGTTCGGCGCGGCCACGTGGGGCGCCCGGCTCGCCGCCGCGTGGGGACGCGTCACCGGGGCGCACCGGGAGGCGGGGCTCCACCGCGCCCAGCCCGACCCACCCGACCCGCCTGCCGGGCCCGAGCCGCGAGCCCGGCCGGACCCGCTCGACTGGCGCGTCCACTGGCTCCTCGGGCTCGCCGCGCTGGTCGACGGCGTCGAAGCCCACCCGCACTTCCTCCGCGTGCACCACGAGGTCCCCGGCGAGACCGCGCCCGTGCTCGCGCTCGGGCTCTGCGCCGAGCAGCGCGGTGACGTGGCGGAGGCCGAGCGGAGGTACCGGTCGGTGTGGGCGCGGGACCGCTCGCAGGGCAGCGCGGCGTTCGGGTCGGCGCGGGTCCGGCTCGCGGGCGGTGATCCCGACGGGGCGCTCGACGTGCTCGCCCAGGTGCCCGAGGTCTCCCGGCACCGGGAGGCCGCCGCCGTCGCCGCCGTCAAGGTGCTCGCGGGCACCGGGCGCGGGGACGAGGCCGTGCGCGCGCTGGCCGCGCTCGCGCTGGACGGGGACGCGCGTGACCGGCTCGTCGCCCACGTCCTCGACCGGGTGGACCCGTCCGGGGGAAGCGCCGACCGCGAGCGGGCTTACCGCGACCTCGCCCGGCAGGCCCGCACCGCCGCCGAGCACGGGGTGCTCGTCGACCTCGCCAACGAGGTCCGGCCTCGCACCACCACCTGA
- a CDS encoding VWA domain-containing protein, with the protein MGFRLAVSQNEHVSPDEGQVDAVVSVIASDLRATSAPELAEVLVVDCSGSMAHPRTKIAAARQATQAAVDALRDGVRFAVVEGTHVARMVYPPDRALVPADDRTRAEAKAAARRLVAGGGTAMGAWLELASDLFDDHPDAVRHAILLTDGMNGEPRARLDAVLARCAGRFTCDARGIGDGWAPDELRHVAEVLHGDVDAVRDPGELPADFRRLMDAAMGKVVADLGLRVRLAPHAALLRARQVYPSEVDLAGRPDGERVTRFGTGTWGDERRAFLLTLRVDLAGFAVGERRQAARVDLVDASGQPLAEPAAVLARSTDDPLRSGVLDGQVAHYTRETELGELILAGCEAYDEGDGRGAEAAWGRAVALAARLGNEASLRRLRWLVDVVGVPEDGVVRVRADLAVKDMHIAALSSTRSTWAPGVPEREPAPPGGPDVRCPECGWVSGARSRFCPRCRHSFEGAER; encoded by the coding sequence GTGGGGTTCCGTCTCGCCGTCAGCCAGAACGAGCACGTCTCGCCCGACGAGGGCCAGGTCGACGCCGTCGTCTCCGTGATCGCCTCCGACCTGCGCGCCACCTCCGCCCCCGAGCTCGCCGAGGTGCTCGTCGTCGACTGCTCCGGGTCCATGGCCCACCCGCGCACCAAGATCGCCGCCGCCCGGCAGGCCACCCAGGCCGCCGTCGACGCGCTGCGCGACGGGGTGCGGTTCGCCGTCGTGGAGGGCACGCACGTCGCCCGGATGGTGTACCCGCCGGACCGCGCGCTCGTGCCCGCCGACGACCGCACCCGCGCCGAGGCCAAGGCCGCCGCGCGCAGGCTCGTCGCGGGCGGCGGCACGGCCATGGGGGCCTGGTTGGAGCTGGCCTCGGACCTGTTCGACGACCACCCGGACGCGGTGCGGCACGCCATCCTGCTCACCGACGGCATGAACGGCGAGCCGCGCGCCCGCCTCGACGCCGTGCTCGCCCGCTGCGCGGGCCGGTTCACCTGCGACGCGCGCGGCATCGGCGACGGGTGGGCGCCGGACGAGCTGCGGCACGTCGCCGAGGTGCTGCACGGGGACGTCGACGCGGTGCGCGACCCCGGCGAGCTGCCCGCCGACTTCCGGCGGCTGATGGACGCCGCGATGGGCAAGGTCGTCGCCGACCTCGGGCTGCGGGTGCGCCTCGCCCCGCACGCCGCGCTGCTGCGCGCCAGGCAGGTGTACCCGTCCGAGGTCGACCTGGCGGGCAGGCCGGACGGGGAGCGGGTGACCCGGTTCGGGACCGGCACGTGGGGCGACGAGCGGCGGGCGTTCCTGCTCACGCTGCGGGTGGACCTGGCCGGGTTCGCGGTGGGGGAGCGCAGGCAGGCCGCGCGGGTGGACCTGGTCGACGCCTCCGGGCAGCCGCTCGCGGAACCGGCGGCGGTGCTGGCGCGCTCCACGGACGACCCGCTGCGGTCCGGGGTGCTGGACGGCCAGGTCGCGCACTACACCAGGGAGACCGAGCTGGGGGAGCTGATCCTGGCCGGCTGCGAGGCATACGACGAGGGGGACGGGCGCGGGGCCGAGGCCGCCTGGGGACGGGCGGTGGCGCTCGCGGCGCGGCTGGGGAACGAGGCGTCGCTGCGGCGGTTGCGGTGGCTGGTCGACGTGGTGGGCGTGCCGGAGGACGGGGTGGTGCGGGTGCGGGCGGACCTCGCGGTGAAGGACATGCACATCGCGGCGCTCAGCTCGACGCGGTCCACGTGGGCGCCGGGGGTGCCCGAGCGGGAACCCGCGCCGCCCGGCGGGCCGGACGTGCGGTGCCCGGAGTGCGGGTGGGTCTCCGGCGCGCGGAGCCGGTTCTGCCCGCGCTGCCGTCACTCGTTCGAGGGGGCGGAGCGGTGA